The genomic interval CGCTGATCGGCCCCTATGCGCGGCTGCGCCCCGGGGCGCGGATCGCGGAGGACGTCCATATCGGCAATTTCGTCGAGGTGAAGAACGCCACGATCGAAAAAGGCGCCAAGGCGAACCACCTGACCTATCTCGGCGACGCGCGGGTCGGCGCGGGCGCGAACATCGGCGCCGGCACCATCACCTGCAATTACGACGGCTTCGACAAGCACCACACCGACATCGGCGCCGGTGCCTTCATCGGCTCGAACGCCGCGCTGGTGGCGCCGGTCAGCATCGCGGACGGCACCTATGTCGGCGCCGGCTCGGTGATCACGAAGTCGACCGGGAAGGACAGTCTCGCGGTGACCCGCGCCGAGCAGAAGGAAATCCCCGGCTGGGCGGAGAAGTTCCGCACAAGGAAGAAGGCCGAGAAGGCCGCGAAGAAGAAATGACGTTCAGCGATGGTTCAGGATTGGCCGCCTAGAGATTGCCGTTTGTAAAATAACCCCGTCATGCCCGCGCAGGCGGGCATCCAGAGCCGCGGGGCGACTCTGGATTCCCGCTTGCGCGGGAATGACAAGCGACAAGACGGGAAGAAGGAATCGAACGATGTGCGGAATCGTCGGAATCGCGGGCACCCGCGACGTGGCGCCGGTCATCCTGGATGCGCTGAAGCGCCTGGAATACCGCGGCTACGACTCCGCCGGCATCGCCACGCTGGTCTCCGGCCATATCGAGCGCCGCCGCTCGCCCGGCAAGCTGGACCGCCTGGGCGACGTCCTGCATGCCCGCCCGCTGCACGGCCACACCGGCATCGGCCACACCCGCTGGGCGACGCATGGCGCGCCGAACGAGACCAACGCCCATCCCCACGCCAGCAAGCGCGTCGCCATCGTTCACAACGGCATCATCGAGAATTTCCGCGAGCTGCGCGACGAGCTGATCGCCAAGGGCCATGTCTTCGAATCGCAGACCGACTCGGAAGTCGCCGTGCATCTCGTCACCGATTACCTCGACATGGGCCTGACGCCGTCCGAAGCGGCGCAGGCCGCGGTGCGCCGCCTGACCGGCGCCTATTCGCTGGCGATGATCTTCTCCGGCCATGAGCGCCTGCTGATCGGCGCCCGCAAGGGCGCGCCGCTCGCCGTCGGCTATGGCGAGCACGAGGCCTATCTCGGCTCCGATGCCTTCGCGCTCGCGCCCTTCACCAACAAGGTCTCCTATCTGGAGGACGACGACGTCGTCGTGGTCGACGGCGCCCAGGTCTCGATCTTCGACCGCGAGGGCCGGCCTGCCAATCGCGAGGTGAAGATCACCAGCGCCTCCGCCGCCATCGTCGACAAGGGCGGCAAGCGCCATTTCATGGCCAAGGAGATCCACGAGCAGCCGGAAGTCGTCGGTCACACGCTGGCGCATTATCTCGATCCGGCGGGCCCGGTGGTGCAGCGCCAGGGCGTCGGCCTGCGCGGCGCGCTGTCCAAGGCCTCGCGCCTCACCATCTCCGCCTGCGGCACCGCCTTCTATGCCGGCATGGTCGGCAAATACTGGTTCGAGAAGCTGGCGCGCCTCCCCGTCGATGCCGACGTCGCGTCGGAACTGCGCTACCGCGATCCGGTCTACCCCAAGGACGGCGCGGCGCTGTTCGTCTCGCAATCGGGCGAGACCGCCGACACGCTGGCGGCGCTGCGCGAGGCCAAGGCGCACGGCCAGACCACCATCGCCATCGTCAACGTCGCCGAAAGCTCCATCGCCCGCGAGGCCGATATCGTGTTGCCGACCTTCGCGGGACCGGAGATCGGCGTCGCCTCGACCAAGGCCTTCACATGCCAGCTTGCCGCGCTCGCCTCCTTCGCCATCGCCGCCGGCGTGGCGCGCGGCACGCTGAGCGAAGAGGACGAGAAGCGCCTCTGTGCCGCCCTCCTCGCCACCCCGCGCCACATCGCCGAATTCCTCAAGCAGGAACCGAAGATCGAAGTGCTCGGCCAGGAGATCGCGAAGGCGACCGACGTGCTCTACATGGGCCGCGGCCCGAGCTTTCCGCTGGCGCTGGAAGGCGCGCTGAAGCTGAAGGAGATTTCCTACATCCACGCCGAAGGCTATGCCGCCGGCGAGATGAAGCACGGCCCCATCGCCCTGATCGACGAGACCGTGCCGGTCATCGTCATCGCGCCGCACGACGCGCTGTTCGAGAAGACCGTCTCCAACATGCAGGAAGTCATGGCGCGGGGCGGCAAGGTGCTGTTGATTTCCGATGCGCAGGGCATCGCGCGCGCCGGCGACGCGGTGTGGGCGAGCATCCAGGTGCCCGAGGCCGATCCGTTCCTGGCGCCGCTGCTCTACGCTATCCCGATCCAGCTCCTCGCTTATCACGCCGCCGTGGCCAAGGGCACCGACGTCGACCAGCCCCGCAACCTGGCGAAGTCCGTCACGGTCGAATAGGCCAGCCGAATTTCGCGATGGGAACGCGCTGCGCCTTGCCGCTCGCGAGGTTCGCAAGGACCTCGCCGATGGCCGGCGCGAATTTGAACCCGTGCCCCGAAAGCCCCGCGCCGATCACGATCCGGCGGTCGCGTGGATGGCGCGCCAGGATGAAGCGCTCATCTTTGGCCATCGGATACATGCAGACCTCGGAGCGCAGCCGCTTGCCCAGCCCCGGCATCAGGCGCCGCACCAGCGGCGCAATCGCATCGATATCGGTTTTCGTCACGCGGCGATCCAGCGCGTCCGGCGTCGCGATGATCTGCACGCGGACATGCTCGGCGACCTTCACTTCGCCTTTCGCGTCGGCCGGAAAGCCGTAGATCATCTGCCCGTCCTCCGTGCCGATGGCGAACGGCCCGAAGCCCCGCCGACGCGTGAACCGCCGCTCGGGATCGGCGAACCAGTGCAGAACGCGCCGCTCGACGAAGGTGACATGCTTCAGTTCCGGCACCAGTTCGCCGATCCACGCCCCGGTCGTCACGACCGCCCGATCCGCCGTCACCGCGCCGCGCGCGGTGCGGACGACGATCCGCTTGCCCGACCGGTCGATGCCTTCGCACGCGCAGTTTTTGAGAACGGTCGCGCCATGCTGCCGCGCCTCTTTGAGGAACGTCGCGATGGCGCGCTCCGGATAGACGAAGCCGCCGGCGCGCTCACGAAACCTGTGCCATTCCGCCGGCAGGTCGAACCATTCCTCCAACCCGCGCACCGGCACCAGCCGCACCTGGCCGGCGGCATCCAGCGTGCCGCGGATGAAGGGATTGTGCTCCGGTCCGGCATAGACGACGCCGGTCTGCTCGAACAGCTTGACGCCGTTACGCCGCTCCGCAGCCTTCCACAGCGTCACGGCGCGCTTGACCAGCGGCACATAGAACGGTCCTTCGGCGTAAGCCATGCGCAGCAGCCGCGTTTCGCCATGGGAGCTGCCCAGCGCGTGCGGCGGATCGAACCGGTCGATTCCGACGGCGCGCACGCCCGCCCGCGCCAGCACGTTCAGCGCCGCGCTCCCCGCCGCGCCGAGCCCAATCACGGCGATGTCGTAGTCGTTCCTGCGTGCCATGGCGCGATGTCGTGGACGGCCCGCCATCCAAACGCTATATTCCGTTCATGTCCACGCACAGCATCGCCGAGGCCAAAGACAAGCTCTCCGAGCTGATCGACCGCGCCCGCAAGGGCGAGGACGTCGTCATCACCGAGGACGGCGAGGTCGTGGCGCGCTTGAACGGCGTGCCGGGCGGGCCGATAGCGGGATCGAAAAAGCTGGACGATGCGGATCTTGATTGGCTCAAGACGCGTCGTACCGGGCGTGGACGGATCAACGACGACGCCGGAACCTTTGTCTCGCGGATGCGCGACGAAGAGTGGGCGCGTTGAGCGTCTACCTCGACGCAAGCGTCCTGGTTGCGCTTTTTCTGGACGATCCCTTTTCCGAACGCGCCGATGCGGCATTGCGCGGAAAGGGCTTGTCTCTCGTCGTCAGCGATCTGGCCGGCGCGGAGTTCTCTTCGGCGGTCGCGCGCCATGTTCGGATGGGCGAGCTCTCTGCCACCGAAGCTCAACAGGCATTCGCGGATTTCGATCGCTGGTGCCTGTCGTCGACGGAGCGGTCCGAAGCGCATCCGGTCGACATGCGGATCGCCCAGAGCCTTGTTCGCTCCTTGCTCTATACGCTGCGCACACCGGATGCTCTCCATATTGCCGTCGCCCAGCGGCTCGGCGCCGAGCTTGCGACCTTCGACCAGCGCATGGCCGATTGCGCGCGGGCGGTCGGTCTGCCCGTCGCCGCCCTGTGACGAACGTCCCACCCTTCGCTAGACTATCCCCATGACCGCCGACCCCGCCGCCCTCAAACGCGCCGCCGCCGCCAAGGCCCTCGACTACGTCCAGCCCGGCATGAAGCTCGGCCTCGGCACCGGCTCCACCGCCGAGATCTTCCTCGAACTGCTCGCGCCCCGGGTGCGCGGCGGCCTCGACGTGATCGGCGTGCCGACCTCGGAGAAGACGGCCGCCAAGGCTCGCGCCCTCGGCATCCCGCTCGCGCCGCTCGACGATCTGGCGCCGCTGGACCTGACCGTCGATGGCGCCGACGAGGCCGACCGCGAACTCACCCTCATCAAGGGCGGCGGCGGTGCGCTGCTGCGCGAGAAGATCGTCGCCGCCTCCTCCAGGCGCCTGGTGGTGATCGCCGACGACAGCAAGCTCGTCGCCCGCCTCGGCAAGTTCGCGCTGCCGGTGGAAGTGCTGGAGTTCGGCCACAAGACGACCGCCGCGCGCATCGCCGCCGCGACCGCAGCGCTCGGCTATTCCGGCGTTGCCGTCACGCTGCGGGCCCGCGACGGCGCAGCGGTCAGGAGCGATTCCGGCAACGTGCTCTACGACTGCGCCTTCGGCGCCATCACCGCGGCCGCGAAGCTGGCCCAGGCGCTGGCCGACATCCCCGGCGTGGTCGAGCACGGCCTGTTCCTCGGCCTCGCCACCACGCTGCTCATCGCCCATCCCGGCGAAGTCGAGGTCATTGAACGCGGAAAATAAGCGGCCACAGCGCCCGCAGCATCCGCGTCTGGAAATCCGGCCCCCGGTTCTTCGCCACCCGCAGCACATAGTGCCCATCGCCGCAGCCCGCCGCGCCGCAAGTCAGGGTCGGCCCGCCCAGCGCATCGGGCGCCGCGCGGCGCTCGATCGGCAGCCCCGACAGCACCCACATCATGTCGTCCATCATCTCGTAGGAGAGCACGAAATAGCCGTGCCCGAACGGATCGCCCGGCGCCGCGCTGGCGTCGACGACATCGACCTTGCCGTCTTTCAGATATTGCAGGTCGCGCGACGGCACGCGCCCGGCCCGCGGGATGCCGCCATGCACGCCCTCCGACGTGACCAGGATCAGGTCGTTGTCCGAGGCATAGACCGTCGCGCGATGCAGGCAAGGCGCGCTCTTCGCCAGCAGATGCCCGAAATCGTCGTTGTCGTGCTCGCTGCTCACATCGGGCGCCACCAGCAGAAGCTCGTCGGCCACCGGCACGGGATGCCGGTTGCACAGCGCCGCCAGCGCCGTCAGCGTCACCCGCGCTCCCATGGAATGCGCCACGATCTCGATCTTCAGCCCGGCCGCGTCCAGCGCGCGCAGCGTCTCGATGAGCTCCGGCGCGGCATAGCCGCTGCGCTCGATGTCGGCCGCATAGCGGTCGAACTTGCCCTCGCTCGACCAGGAGAACGCGGCGACCGCGCAGTGCCATTGGGTGTCCGTCGCGATCTGGCCCGCCCGCAGGATGGCGCTGGCGAAGGTCTGGTTGTAGCCATGCACGAACAGCAGCACCCGGCCGCAGCCCCGCGCCCGCGCCGCCACGGCCGCGGCGAAGCCGTCCATGTCGGTCTTGAGGTCGCAGGCGACGGGCGGCGGCGCCAGCCTGGCCTTGGGCCAGCGCGGCATCTGTCCGAAGACGAAGGCGCCGGGCACTTCCAGCTCGGCCACCCCGCAATGGATCGCCGAATCCCAATGCAGCCCATAGCCCAGCGCGCTGCCGTCCGCCTGCCGGTCGGTCGCGAAGACCACGGACTGCTGGGTCACTGTGTTCGGCGGATGCATCCAGAGCGAACGGATATCGTCATGCCGGAGCGAATCCGACAGCGTGCAGCCGCCCAGCAAGGCGCATAGCAGGATTGCGGCGCGCATCCCTCCCTGTCGCATGCTAATTTGGCCCCTACATCGGGCTCGGTTAGAACCCGTCCTTACGACGCCCGACAAGACAGACCACTAGGCAGACCACAAGGCAGGCACATGGCACAATACGACTACGACCTTTTCGTGATCGGCGGCGGCTCCGGCGGCGTGCGCGCCAGCCGCATGGCGGCCTTGGGCGGCGCCCGCGTCGCCCTGGCCGAGGAATGGCGGATGGGGGGCACCTGCGTCATCCGCGGCTGCATCCCCAAGAAGCTGTTCGTCTACGCCGCCCAGTTCCGCGAGGATTTCGAGGATTCCGCCGCCTATGGCTGGACCATCGGCGCGCCGAAATTCGACTGGCCCACCCTCATCGCCAACAAGGACAAAGAGATCGCCCGGCTGGAGGCGATCTACACCAAGAACGTCAAGGCCGCCGGCGTGACCGTCTTCCAGGACCGCGCCGTATTCGAGGATGCGCACACCATCCGCCTCCTCAACGACGACCGCCGCATCACCGCCGACAAGATCCTGATCGCCACCGGCAACCGCCCGACCCGCGAGCTCGGCACCACCCATGTCATCCCCGGCGGCAATCTCTGCATCACCTCCAACGAGGCGTTCCATCTGCCCGACCTGCCCAAGCGCATCCTGATCGCCGGCGGCGGCTATATCGCGCTGGAATTCGCCCACATCTTCCACGGCCTGGGCTCGCAGGTCTCGCTGCTCTATCGCGGCCAGAAAGTGCTGCGCGGCTTCGACGAGGACATCCGCGATGCGCTCGGCGAATCGATGGTGACCAAGGGCCTGCATGTCGCGCTGGGCTGCGAGTTCACCAAGATCGAGCGCCGCAATGGCTGCCTGCACGCCGAGACCAACAAGGGCGACGTCATCGAGTGCGACGAGATCATGCTCGCCATCGGCCGCGCCCCCAACACCGAGGCGCTGCATGTGGAGAAAGCCGGCGTCGAACTCGGCAAGCGCGGCCAGGTCGTGGTCGACCGCTTCTCGAAGACCAGCGCGGACAACATCTACGCCATCGGCGACGTGACCGACCGGCTGCAGCTCACGCCCGTCGCGATCCACGAGGCGATGTGCTTCGTGAAGACGGCATTTGGCGGCGTGCCGACGCCGGCCGACCACGAGAACGTCGCGACCGCGGTCTTCACCACGCCGGAGATCGGCGTTGTCGGCATGACGGAGATGAAGGCGCTGGGCCTCGGCCACGGCATCGACGTCTACAAATCGGTGTTCCGTCCCCTGAAGCACACGCTGAGCGGCCGCGACGCGCGCACGACCTTCAAGCTGATCGTGGATTCGAAGACCGACAAGGTGCTGGGCTGCCACATCTTCGGCGATCACGCCGCCGAGATCGTCCAGATCGTCGCCATCCTGGTGAAAATGGGCGCGACCAAGGCGCAGTTCGATTCCACGATCGCGCTGCATCCCACGGCCGCGGAAGAACTCGTGACGATGCGGACGAAAAGCTACAGCAAGACGCCCTCATAGCGCGCGTTTCCTCCCCCGCTGTTGCGGGGGAGGTGGCACGCCGCAGCGAAGCGAAGGCGTGACGGAGGGGGCATGCACCGGCTTCGGACGATCTTCGCGACCGCTGCCCTTTTGCTGGACGTCTTCGCACATCCTGCCGACGCAAACGAAAAACCGTCTCCCTGCACTACGCTCGCATCCCAATTCGATGCCTCGCCCGCCCCCGCCTTCCTCGCCAGCTATCCCGGCACCGCGATCCGCGAGTTGAAGGACGTCGCTTTTCTCTACGACAACGCCGCCGCCACCCTCGCGCTGATTGGCTGCGACGACGTCGCGCGCGCCCGCCGCATCGGCGACGCCATCCTGTTCGCCCAGGATCACGACCGCTATTGGCATGACGGACGCCTGCGCAACGCGTATCTCGCCGGCGCGCCCGCGAATCCGGTGAAGCTCGCCGGCTGGTGGGACGGCACGCTCAA from Rhizomicrobium sp. carries:
- the solA gene encoding N-methyl-L-tryptophan oxidase, with translation MARRNDYDIAVIGLGAAGSAALNVLARAGVRAVGIDRFDPPHALGSSHGETRLLRMAYAEGPFYVPLVKRAVTLWKAAERRNGVKLFEQTGVVYAGPEHNPFIRGTLDAAGQVRLVPVRGLEEWFDLPAEWHRFRERAGGFVYPERAIATFLKEARQHGATVLKNCACEGIDRSGKRIVVRTARGAVTADRAVVTTGAWIGELVPELKHVTFVERRVLHWFADPERRFTRRRGFGPFAIGTEDGQMIYGFPADAKGEVKVAEHVRVQIIATPDALDRRVTKTDIDAIAPLVRRLMPGLGKRLRSEVCMYPMAKDERFILARHPRDRRIVIGAGLSGHGFKFAPAIGEVLANLASGKAQRVPIAKFGWPIRP
- a CDS encoding alpha/beta hydrolase, producing the protein MRAAILLCALLGGCTLSDSLRHDDIRSLWMHPPNTVTQQSVVFATDRQADGSALGYGLHWDSAIHCGVAELEVPGAFVFGQMPRWPKARLAPPPVACDLKTDMDGFAAAVAARARGCGRVLLFVHGYNQTFASAILRAGQIATDTQWHCAVAAFSWSSEGKFDRYAADIERSGYAAPELIETLRALDAAGLKIEIVAHSMGARVTLTALAALCNRHPVPVADELLLVAPDVSSEHDNDDFGHLLAKSAPCLHRATVYASDNDLILVTSEGVHGGIPRAGRVPSRDLQYLKDGKVDVVDASAAPGDPFGHGYFVLSYEMMDDMMWVLSGLPIERRAAPDALGGPTLTCGAAGCGDGHYVLRVAKNRGPDFQTRMLRALWPLIFRVQ
- a CDS encoding type II toxin-antitoxin system VapC family toxin, with the protein product MSVYLDASVLVALFLDDPFSERADAALRGKGLSLVVSDLAGAEFSSAVARHVRMGELSATEAQQAFADFDRWCLSSTERSEAHPVDMRIAQSLVRSLLYTLRTPDALHIAVAQRLGAELATFDQRMADCARAVGLPVAAL
- the rpiA gene encoding ribose-5-phosphate isomerase RpiA encodes the protein MTADPAALKRAAAAKALDYVQPGMKLGLGTGSTAEIFLELLAPRVRGGLDVIGVPTSEKTAAKARALGIPLAPLDDLAPLDLTVDGADEADRELTLIKGGGGALLREKIVAASSRRLVVIADDSKLVARLGKFALPVEVLEFGHKTTAARIAAATAALGYSGVAVTLRARDGAAVRSDSGNVLYDCAFGAITAAAKLAQALADIPGVVEHGLFLGLATTLLIAHPGEVEVIERGK
- a CDS encoding type II toxin-antitoxin system prevent-host-death family antitoxin — encoded protein: MDGPPSKRYIPFMSTHSIAEAKDKLSELIDRARKGEDVVITEDGEVVARLNGVPGGPIAGSKKLDDADLDWLKTRRTGRGRINDDAGTFVSRMRDEEWAR
- the glmS gene encoding glutamine--fructose-6-phosphate transaminase (isomerizing), which encodes MCGIVGIAGTRDVAPVILDALKRLEYRGYDSAGIATLVSGHIERRRSPGKLDRLGDVLHARPLHGHTGIGHTRWATHGAPNETNAHPHASKRVAIVHNGIIENFRELRDELIAKGHVFESQTDSEVAVHLVTDYLDMGLTPSEAAQAAVRRLTGAYSLAMIFSGHERLLIGARKGAPLAVGYGEHEAYLGSDAFALAPFTNKVSYLEDDDVVVVDGAQVSIFDREGRPANREVKITSASAAIVDKGGKRHFMAKEIHEQPEVVGHTLAHYLDPAGPVVQRQGVGLRGALSKASRLTISACGTAFYAGMVGKYWFEKLARLPVDADVASELRYRDPVYPKDGAALFVSQSGETADTLAALREAKAHGQTTIAIVNVAESSIAREADIVLPTFAGPEIGVASTKAFTCQLAALASFAIAAGVARGTLSEEDEKRLCAALLATPRHIAEFLKQEPKIEVLGQEIAKATDVLYMGRGPSFPLALEGALKLKEISYIHAEGYAAGEMKHGPIALIDETVPVIVIAPHDALFEKTVSNMQEVMARGGKVLLISDAQGIARAGDAVWASIQVPEADPFLAPLLYAIPIQLLAYHAAVAKGTDVDQPRNLAKSVTVE
- the gor gene encoding glutathione-disulfide reductase, producing the protein MAQYDYDLFVIGGGSGGVRASRMAALGGARVALAEEWRMGGTCVIRGCIPKKLFVYAAQFREDFEDSAAYGWTIGAPKFDWPTLIANKDKEIARLEAIYTKNVKAAGVTVFQDRAVFEDAHTIRLLNDDRRITADKILIATGNRPTRELGTTHVIPGGNLCITSNEAFHLPDLPKRILIAGGGYIALEFAHIFHGLGSQVSLLYRGQKVLRGFDEDIRDALGESMVTKGLHVALGCEFTKIERRNGCLHAETNKGDVIECDEIMLAIGRAPNTEALHVEKAGVELGKRGQVVVDRFSKTSADNIYAIGDVTDRLQLTPVAIHEAMCFVKTAFGGVPTPADHENVATAVFTTPEIGVVGMTEMKALGLGHGIDVYKSVFRPLKHTLSGRDARTTFKLIVDSKTDKVLGCHIFGDHAAEIVQIVAILVKMGATKAQFDSTIALHPTAAEELVTMRTKSYSKTPS